In Hyphomicrobiales bacterium, a single window of DNA contains:
- a CDS encoding 16S rRNA (uracil(1498)-N(3))-methyltransferase: protein MARYDFATPRLFVTEALKPGAEISLPKGQAHYLLNVLRLRQGGSVLLFNGNDGEWLSKIAEPGKRACTLAVASRTRGQTSPCDLHYLFAPLKRARLDYLVQKATEMGASLLQPVMTARTVSERVNVDRMRANVIEAAEQCGILSVPEVRAPVKLVQAIEGWDDGRRLILCDEEAPPGNPLTALARLPPGPLAVMVGPEGGFAPEERETIRAKPYVTIISLGPRLLRADTAAVAALALVQATLGDLNSVNA, encoded by the coding sequence ATGGCACGCTACGATTTTGCGACCCCGAGACTGTTCGTGACCGAGGCACTGAAGCCGGGGGCCGAGATTTCATTGCCGAAAGGCCAGGCGCATTACCTCCTCAACGTGCTGCGCCTCAGGCAGGGCGGAAGCGTGCTCTTGTTCAACGGCAACGACGGCGAATGGCTGAGCAAGATCGCTGAACCCGGCAAGCGCGCCTGCACCCTTGCCGTCGCGAGCCGGACCCGCGGCCAGACGTCGCCCTGCGACCTGCATTATCTGTTCGCGCCGCTCAAGCGCGCCCGCCTCGACTATCTGGTGCAGAAGGCGACCGAGATGGGCGCCTCGCTGCTGCAGCCGGTGATGACGGCGCGCACCGTCTCCGAGCGGGTCAATGTCGATCGCATGCGCGCCAACGTCATCGAGGCGGCCGAGCAATGCGGCATCCTGTCGGTCCCCGAGGTCCGCGCGCCGGTGAAGCTTGTCCAGGCGATCGAGGGCTGGGACGATGGGCGCCGGCTGATCCTGTGTGACGAGGAGGCGCCGCCCGGCAACCCCTTGACGGCGTTGGCTCGGCTCCCACCGGGTCCGCTTGCTGTCATGGTCGGCCCGGAGGGCGGATTTGCCCCGGAGGAGCGCGAGACGATCCGCGCAAAGCCCTATGTGACCATCATTTCACTCGGGCCCCGCCTGCTGCGCGCCGACACCGCCGCCGTCGCGGCGCTGGCCCTGGTTCAGGCCACGCTCGGCGATCTCAATTCCGTGAACGCCTAA
- a CDS encoding glutamate--cysteine ligase — MSIPQVVEGAIESKADLVAFLERGCKPRSEWRIGTEHEKFGFCLADHSPMPYDGPQGIAAFLKEFARRFGWEPAIEAGNIIGLRCPEATGAISLEPGGQLELSGAQLKTLHQTCQEVNTHLEEVRAVAADLGVGFLGLGFSPKWTLAETPHMPKGRYAVMVSHMPKVGGHGLDMMYRTCTVQVNLDFASENDMVKKLRVGLALQPIVTAIFSNSPFAEGRPNGYLSYRAEVWRDTDPQRTGLLPFAFEEGMGFERYVDYALDVPMYFVFRDGRYINVAGASFRDFLDGRLEALPGERPGMGDWADHLTTLFPETRVKNYIEMRGADGGPWRGLCALPALWAGLLYDSDVLEAAWDLAKGWSAEEREALRDSVPRLGLAARIGGRSVQDVAKDLVALAREGLTRRGNLNTTGDNETLYLDTVESIVWSGETAAERLLKRYHEVWKGDIDRLFEEEAY; from the coding sequence ATGTCCATTCCCCAGGTGGTGGAAGGGGCGATCGAGAGCAAGGCCGATCTCGTCGCCTTTCTGGAGCGCGGCTGCAAGCCGCGCTCGGAGTGGCGCATCGGCACGGAGCACGAGAAATTCGGCTTTTGCCTCGCCGACCATTCGCCGATGCCCTACGATGGCCCGCAGGGCATCGCCGCTTTTCTGAAGGAGTTCGCCCGCCGCTTCGGCTGGGAACCGGCGATCGAGGCCGGCAACATCATCGGCTTGCGGTGCCCCGAGGCAACCGGGGCGATCTCGCTCGAACCCGGCGGCCAGCTCGAGCTCTCCGGCGCACAGCTCAAGACCTTGCACCAGACCTGCCAGGAGGTGAACACGCATCTGGAGGAAGTCCGCGCCGTCGCCGCCGATCTCGGCGTCGGCTTTCTCGGGCTCGGCTTCTCGCCGAAATGGACGCTTGCCGAGACGCCGCACATGCCCAAGGGGCGCTATGCCGTCATGGTCAGCCACATGCCGAAGGTCGGCGGCCACGGCCTCGACATGATGTACCGGACCTGCACGGTGCAGGTGAACCTCGACTTTGCGTCCGAAAATGACATGGTCAAGAAGCTGCGCGTTGGCCTGGCGCTGCAGCCGATCGTCACCGCGATCTTCTCAAACTCGCCCTTCGCCGAGGGCCGCCCGAACGGCTATCTTTCCTACCGCGCCGAGGTCTGGCGCGACACCGACCCGCAGCGGACCGGGCTTCTGCCCTTTGCCTTCGAGGAAGGCATGGGTTTCGAGCGCTATGTGGACTATGCCCTTGACGTGCCGATGTATTTCGTCTTTCGCGACGGCCGCTACATCAACGTCGCGGGCGCCTCGTTTAGGGATTTTCTCGACGGCAGGCTGGAGGCGCTGCCGGGCGAGCGGCCGGGCATGGGCGACTGGGCCGATCATCTGACCACCCTGTTTCCGGAGACGCGGGTGAAGAACTATATCGAGATGCGCGGCGCCGACGGCGGGCCGTGGCGCGGATTGTGCGCGCTGCCGGCGCTGTGGGCCGGCCTGCTCTACGATTCCGACGTGCTCGAGGCTGCCTGGGACCTGGCCAAGGGCTGGAGCGCGGAGGAGCGCGAGGCGCTGCGCGATTCGGTGCCGCGGCTCGGACTTGCCGCGCGCATCGGCGGGCGCAGCGTCCAGGATGTCGCCAAGGATCTGGTGGCGCTCGCCCGCGAGGGCCTGACCCGGCGCGGCAACCTCAACACCACCGGCGACAATGAGACGCTCTATCTCGACACGGTGGAATCGATCGTCTGGTCCGGCGAGACGGCGGCCGAGCGTCTGCTCAAGCGCTACCACGAGGTCTGGAAGGGCGACATCGACCGGCTGTTCGAAGAGGAAGCGTACTAA